The DNA window TAAGGGCTGCTCAGGAACAAAAAGCTTGGGAAGCTACTGAAGGAAAAGTGAACTACTTCGTAGTCTCAGCCGGAGCCTTCACCGGAAACGCTCCGTCAAATGCTACGGAGTGGACGATGAAGTTCTACAACGCTTACACCAAGAGATGGGGAACTCCTCCACAAGGACACGGAACTTCAGCAAGCTATATGGCGATATACGTCGTTGCCGACGCGATTGAAAGAGCCGGTAGCTTGGATCCGGACAAAATCGTCAAAGCTTTGGAAGAGACGGACATGATGGGAGTTTTCGGAAGAATCAGATTCGATCCGAAGAGCCATCAGGTGATTTTAGCAGAGGATCCGAAGGAAGGTGCGGTAACATGCTGGTTCCAGTGGCAGGACGGAAAGAGAGTGACGATATATCCTCCTTCGATTGCTGAGGGAGAGATAAAGCTCCCACCGTGGATGCTTGAAAAGGCGAAGAGGTGAAGTATGGAAGCTCTTTTAAATTTTTTAATTTACGGTTTAGTGCAGAGCGCGTTTCTATCTCTTGTCGCTATAGGGTTTTCGTTAACCTACGGCATAAGCAGGCTGCCGAACTTCGCCCACGGAGCTTTGTACATTCTTGCAGGCTTTTTAATCTGGAACGGGCTTAACGTCTGGAAGATAGGCTATCTACCTTCGGTAGTTTTGGCAATAATTTTCACGGCTTTGATAGGCTATACTCTCTACTACGGAATAATCATAAGAGTTAGAGGAATGGAGGTTTCGGAGGTAATAGCAACCTTTGCTTTCAGCTTCGTAGTCGTTGAACTTCTCAGATACTTCGGCTTGTTCGGACTTTCCTACACTCTGCCACCATTTTTGAGGGGAAGCTTGGAATTTGCTGGAATTGTGTTGGATTACCAGAGACTGATAGTTATCGTATCTACTCTTGCCCTCGTCGCCTTCCTCTACCTCTTCACCCACTACACGAAGACCGGTTTGGCTTTTAGGGCTATAGCTCAGGATGAGCAAGTGGCTATGATGCTGGGAATAGACTCGGACAGAGTTGCAGCTTTAAGCTTAGCTTTCGGTTCGGCTTTAGCAGCTTTAGCAGCAGCAATCTGGATTCCCGTAAGCCAGCTGGCATCTGAATCAGCGTTGGAAATACTCCTTTACGCTTTAGTTGTCAGCATTCTCGGCGGACTTGGAAGCGTGGCTGGAGTGATAGTAGCCAGTTTGATCATAGGCTACGCTCAAGTCTTTACGGCTTCGTTTATAGCTCCCCATTACCAGATGATAGTTGCTCTTGTTGCAATAATAATCCTGCTTCTTACCAAGCCTTCTGGCATATTCGGAAAGCAGAAAGAGCTGGAGGAGAGAGTATGAACGAGCTGAGAAGGGAAAGAATAGATCGACCTATTAAAGCAAGGACAGATGACATATACGCTTTGATGAGCTATAGGGAGTTGAGCTACCTTTTACTTCCGAGAATTTTACCAGTAGCGATTCTTCTCCTACTCCCGCTGATAGTTCCCAACCTATACTACCTGAGAGTTCTCAACATAGCTTTATCTTTCGCGATCCTCGCGGCAAGCTGGGATTTCTTGGCAAATTACGTCGGATTGGTCTCTCTTGGTCACGCTCTCTTTTTCGGAATAGGCGCTTATACAGCCGGAGCTCTCTCAGCCTACTTCGACTTGCCTATCTTTGTCACGATACCCTTAGCAACTTTGGCTGGAGGTGCGATTTCAACAGCGCTAATCTACCCAACTTTGAAGGTTCGAGGAATATACTTCTCCCTTATAACCCTCGCGTTCCCCTTGCTTTTAGCCAGGTTAATAGAAGCTACGGACATCCTCGGCGGGACTCTCGGAATAACCGACGTTGAAGGCTTTCCAAATCCGTGGATAGAAAGTTACCTACTAATCTTCTCGCTAATCGTCGTAGTTTTCGGATTGAGAAGGTTGCTTGGAGAAGACCTCGGAATAGTCCTGAGGGCTATAAAGGACAACGACTTAACTGTGGAAGCTTCCGGAATCAACGTGAATAAGTACAGAGCTGTTGCGGTTTTCATCTCCTCAGCCATAGCATCTTTCGTTGGCGCTTACACAGCCCACTCCTACATGTTCGTCGGTTTGCCCTACCTCAATCTTGAGTACTCGATTTTCCCTATAGCAGCTACAGTCGTCGGAGGAATGAGCTCCATAGCCGGAGCTGCTATAGGAGCTTTCGTTCTCGTTCCGCTGAGCGAAATGCTGAGAGAATTCGGAACGTTGAGAATAGCGATATACTCCCTTCTGCTAATGCTCTTCATAGCTCTTCGTCCCGAGGGAATCTACATGTTCCTCTGGAGGAAATATCACCAGATCGAGAGGTGGGTGAAAGCTTGATAAGAGTTGAAAATCTGACGAAGAGGTTCGGAGGAGTCGTTGCGGCAAACAACATAAGCTTTGAGGTGAAAAAGGGAGAGGTTCTCGGAATTATAGGACCTAACGGGAGCGGAAAAACTACTGTGGTGAATCTCATAACCGGATTCATAAAGCCAGACTCTGGGAAAGTGTTTTTTGCCGGAAAAGATATAACTTCAAAACCTCCCCACGAAATAGCTAACCTCGGCGTTGTTAGGACTTTTCAAAACGTCAGACCTTTCTACAACTTGCCAGCTTACAAGAATCTCATAATTCCTCTTTACTCCCCAAGGGCTAAAAGCTTCGAAGAGTTCAAACATGGGGATAGAGACCACATAGCTTTGGATCTTCTTGAAGAGGTCGGATTCGAAAGAGATTCTCCGATTCCGTACAAACCAGCCTCAGCTCTACCTCACGGATACATAAAAAGGCTTGAGCTTGCGAGGGCTTTGGCTTTAAAGCCAGAAGTTTTGATTTGCGACGAACTTTTCAGCGGTTTGAGTCAGGCTGAAATAGCGAGCTTGCTGCCGATACTTGAAAAGCTAAACGAGAACGGTTT is part of the Ferroglobus placidus DSM 10642 genome and encodes:
- a CDS encoding branched-chain amino acid ABC transporter permease: MEALLNFLIYGLVQSAFLSLVAIGFSLTYGISRLPNFAHGALYILAGFLIWNGLNVWKIGYLPSVVLAIIFTALIGYTLYYGIIIRVRGMEVSEVIATFAFSFVVVELLRYFGLFGLSYTLPPFLRGSLEFAGIVLDYQRLIVIVSTLALVAFLYLFTHYTKTGLAFRAIAQDEQVAMMLGIDSDRVAALSLAFGSALAALAAAIWIPVSQLASESALEILLYALVVSILGGLGSVAGVIVASLIIGYAQVFTASFIAPHYQMIVALVAIIILLLTKPSGIFGKQKELEERV
- a CDS encoding ABC transporter ATP-binding protein, producing MIRVENLTKRFGGVVAANNISFEVKKGEVLGIIGPNGSGKTTVVNLITGFIKPDSGKVFFAGKDITSKPPHEIANLGVVRTFQNVRPFYNLPAYKNLIIPLYSPRAKSFEEFKHGDRDHIALDLLEEVGFERDSPIPYKPASALPHGYIKRLELARALALKPEVLICDELFSGLSQAEIASLLPILEKLNENGLTLIMVEHRLKELFELADKVVVLEYGEKIAEGKPEEIVEDEKVKEAFLGAEVI
- a CDS encoding branched-chain amino acid ABC transporter permease yields the protein MNELRRERIDRPIKARTDDIYALMSYRELSYLLLPRILPVAILLLLPLIVPNLYYLRVLNIALSFAILAASWDFLANYVGLVSLGHALFFGIGAYTAGALSAYFDLPIFVTIPLATLAGGAISTALIYPTLKVRGIYFSLITLAFPLLLARLIEATDILGGTLGITDVEGFPNPWIESYLLIFSLIVVVFGLRRLLGEDLGIVLRAIKDNDLTVEASGINVNKYRAVAVFISSAIASFVGAYTAHSYMFVGLPYLNLEYSIFPIAATVVGGMSSIAGAAIGAFVLVPLSEMLREFGTLRIAIYSLLLMLFIALRPEGIYMFLWRKYHQIERWVKA